The sequence below is a genomic window from Kitasatospora kifunensis.
GGGAGATGCTCTCGGGGGTGACCCGGCTGTCCTGGAAGGTGCCGAAGACCCACAGGTACATCGCGAAGGTGAAGATCACCACGATGTTGTTCAGGACCGGGGTCCACATCATGGCGCCGAACCGGCCGCGCGCGTTGAGGATCTGGCCCATCACCACGTGCACGCCCATGAAGAAGATGGTCGGCAGGCAGTAGCGGGCCAGCGCCACCGTGGTGTCCGCGCTGGACCGACCGCTCATTAGCGAGTGCGAGATCAGCTGGACCAGCAGCGGGGCGGCCAGCACGGCCACGAAGACCACGCCGGCCAGGCCGACCATCACCAGGGTGAGCAGGCGGTTGGCGTAGGCGGTGCCGCCGTCCTCGTCCTGCTTCATGCTGCGGACCAGCTGCGGCACGAAGACGGCGTTCAGCGCGCCGCCGCCGATCAGGATGTAGAGCAGGGTGGGCAGCGTGTTGGCGGCGGAGTAGGAGTCGCCCATGGTGCCGACGCCGATCGCCGCCGCGATCACCATCGTGCGCAGGAAGCCGGTGCCCCGGGAGACCAGGGTGCCGGCGGCCATGATCGCGCTGGAGTCGAGCAGACTCGCGACCCTGCCCGGGCCGCGACCGGTGGCCGGTGCCTCGGTGAGGTCGGTGGCGTCCGCGGGCTCGTCCGCATCGTCCGCATCGGCCAGCTCGTCCGGGTCGGCCGGGTCGGCCGAGGGGCCGGGCCCGGCGGGTTCGGCGAACGGGCCGAAGGCGAAGGGTTCGTCGGACTCGATCTCGGCGCCGATCTCGGGTTCCGCATCGGCGGCCCGTAGTCCGGCCTCCTCGGCGCTCAGCGGCGGGTCGAACTCGATGACCGGGACGAAGGGCCGCTCCGCCACCTCGGCGCTGGGGTAGGCGGCGGCGAACAGGTCGTCGACGCCGACGTACTCGGCGTCCCCGGTGTCCCTGGGCGGGCCGTCGGCGCGCTCGGGGACACCCGCCGACTCGGCGTCGGGCTCGGTGGCGGTAACGGCGCCGAGCACCGCGGGGGCGGGCGCGGCGGCCGCGGAGCGAGCCCAGCGGGACGGGGGCACCACCGGCTCGTCCAGCGGCTCGGCGGTGGCCTGCCGCGACTGCCCGTGCGGCGGTGCGGTGATCGTCGCCGACGCGGGCCCGATGCCCTCGGTGGGCTCCTCAGCCGGGGCGAGGGACGGCTCGGGGTCGGTCTCCTGGTCGTACGGTCCGGGGCCGGCGGGGTCGGTGTACGGATCGGCGGCGAACGGGTCGCGGGCGAAGGTCTCCGTGAGGTACCAGTCGCTCTCCTCGGCCGTCCTGGACACCCGTTCCCCGGCCGTGCGGACCGGCTTGCCGCCGCCCTCGCCCGCGGCCGGGGGGACCCCCATGCTCCGCTCGCTCATGCCACCTCATCGCTGGTCGGTCCGGCCGTCTCCGAGAGATCTCCGGGACCTACTGTCTCATCACCAGCGGTCCGAACCCGGCTTTCGGCACCAGGCGCTAGGGGTGCGCCGCGGCTCCCTCGGGGGTCGTCCGGCCGTCCGTTTCGGGTGGATTCGTCCCGTAGGCGCCGGGCCCCGGGTCGGGGGCGTCCTCGGCGTCGGCACCGGCCTCGGGGTCCAGGGCTCCGTCGGTCCCACGCGGTGCGTCCGGGTCCACCAGCGGTGCGTCCGGGTCCTCGTCCGGCTCGCCGTTGCGCTTGCGACGCTGCAGGAAGATCCGCAGCCCGGCCATCAGCACCAGCAGCACGCCGGCCCCGACCACCCACCAGACGCCGCTCGGCACCTGGCTGACCTCGACCGCGAACTTCACCTCGTC
It includes:
- the murJ gene encoding murein biosynthesis integral membrane protein MurJ codes for the protein MSERSMGVPPAAGEGGGKPVRTAGERVSRTAEESDWYLTETFARDPFAADPYTDPAGPGPYDQETDPEPSLAPAEEPTEGIGPASATITAPPHGQSRQATAEPLDEPVVPPSRWARSAAAAPAPAVLGAVTATEPDAESAGVPERADGPPRDTGDAEYVGVDDLFAAAYPSAEVAERPFVPVIEFDPPLSAEEAGLRAADAEPEIGAEIESDEPFAFGPFAEPAGPGPSADPADPDELADADDADEPADATDLTEAPATGRGPGRVASLLDSSAIMAAGTLVSRGTGFLRTMVIAAAIGVGTMGDSYSAANTLPTLLYILIGGGALNAVFVPQLVRSMKQDEDGGTAYANRLLTLVMVGLAGVVFVAVLAAPLLVQLISHSLMSGRSSADTTVALARYCLPTIFFMGVHVVMGQILNARGRFGAMMWTPVLNNIVVIFTFAMYLWVFGTFQDSRVTPESISPEGLRLLGIGTMLGLAVQALAMIPYLRAADFHFRPRFDWRGHGLGKAARLAKWTFLFVLANQAGYLVVTQLATAAGSRAASHGYLGVGLAAYSNALLIWQLPMAVITVSVMSAVLPRLSRSAADGDPGAVRDDLSYGLRTSAVAIVPAAFLFLALGPQIGGAIYGLGNGGSAAHGTTAVGFMLSAFALGLIPYSVQYVLLRGFYAYEDTRTPFSNTVWVAATQAATALLCFLLLPAQWAVTGMALGYGASYLVGVAVALPKLKRRIGGLDTARIARTYARLALACLPAALVGLLLALALGALLGGWLGSVVTVLIAGAGQLAVFIALARRLRIEELTTVIGMVRGRLGR